In Desulfobulbaceae bacterium, the genomic stretch GAATCTGCCGCAGAACGCTCTGGTTAAGCCGGGCGATACCATTATCGTGCCATGATTTAGTGCTGGTGGCTTGCCGTGAACTACATCTATTTTTCAGGATAAGCGAATCATGAAAATGAATGCTTACATGTTTCGAGTTGTTATGGTCCAAAGAGTTGGAGTTGTTGCCTTGGTTGTGGCATTGAATACAATTGTTACGCCGGAGTATTCCATTGCCCGGCAGAATATTTTGACCGGTGCTATGGCGGTTGGTTCCAACTACGACTCCAATGTGTATAAATCTGATAATTATCGAAAAGGGGAATGGAAGAGTCTGCTGGCTCCTCAGTTTACCCTTACTTCCAAAGGGTTGACTGATAGCTTGGCTCTGACTTATGCCCCTAACTTTGGCTACAATTTTCGCCGTGAAGATGATGAGATGGTCCATGCTTTGTCATTGCTTGCCGACAAGGGGCTGTCGTCTCGGTGGCGGGTAAAGGTGAACGGTGATTATACCAATAGTGATACCTTGCGCTTTGAGACAGATCAAAAGAACTTGAATGTTACACAGAATTTTATTCGAGCGGATGCACCGACCCAGGCCGATATTGTCCGAATATTGTTTCCGGAGTTGTCCTGGGACCCGACCATTCATTTGGGTTATGTTGTTTCTCAGTTTCAAAAGCGTTATGACGCCGTAAGTGCTTCAGAACGACAACAGGTTGATCGATTGTTGTTTGAGGGTAGTGGTGGCAGGCAACGGTATTGGACGTCATCAATGGCTGTAGTCTCAGAGTATGAGTTTGCCGAAAAGAGTCTTTTGTCCTTAGGTTATCGTTTTGCCAGCCAGGATAGCAAGAGCGGTAACTTGACCGATCATGTCGAGCAGGCGCCAAGTGTTTTGATCGCTTATCAGTTTAACCCTCAGTGGCGTGCGGAATTGGGGTATGATCTGACCTTTAACACCTATGACACTTCGGACGACAGCACTGCCAATCGCCCCCATCTGCAGGTAGACTTTCAGATCTCCCCCAGGAATCTGGTGTTTTGGAATTATACCTACCAGCAGATTATCTTCGATGGGACTCAGAGTGACATCACGGACCAGAGTGTCGATCTTGGTTGGAAACATAGTTTTGATCAGCGGACGGCGCTTACGGCAGGCCTTGGCACTGCGTATTTAAGTCGCGATCTTTCGGTAGATGAACGCGAGTATAGTTTGGATCTTGGTTTGAGCCGAACCTTTGAAAAAGGGGTCCTTGCCGTAACTGGTAATGTGGTTACTGCCGAGGATGACCAGGTTGGGGGATGGGATAAGTCTCGGCGTTCATGGGAACTTGGCAGCAATATGAGCTACGCGTTGAGACAGAATTTATCGTCAAACGGCCACGTTTCCTATGGACAGTGGCGTTCTTGGTCATTGAACACCCAGAACAACTATGATCAGCTTCAGGCAGGCGCGGGGTTGAGTTATGGTTTGAATCGTTGGTTCACTCTGTCTCTTGATTATAATTACTCTTTGTTTGACACGGCCGAGGCTTTATTGGATGATTACACTGAACATTTGGTTTCGATCAAGCTTTTAGCCGCTAAGGAATTGTGGCGCTGGTAGGGCAATAAGGAGCAGGAATGGAACAGCAGCAAAGGCAACAGATAAAAAAATATATTGATCTGATCGTCCGGCGGAACAGGATTATTATCTCATGTGCTTTGGTGGGGATTGTCATCGGTCTTGGTGTCTATCTCAAGATGCCGAAGGTTTACGAGTCGACGGCCCTGTTGATTTATCAGCGGGCCAAGATTGATTCCGGTAATAAAGCGACATTACGGCCAGGGGATGTCGCTACCGAGATTCAGGAGATGGTTGCGACCTTGAGTCAACAGGTCACCAGTCGGACCAGTTTGGAGGCAATGGTAAAGCAATTTAGTCTCTATCCGGAGATGTTACAGAAGTTGCCCATGGAGGATGTGGTTGACCTGATGCGGAAGAGGGACATCTCTATTAATGTTGGCAGTAAGGGGCAAGGGGATGTTTTTAGAGTATCCTATGCTGGAAGCAATCCTAAAAAGGTTTCCCAAGTGGCTAATGCCCTAGCCGCTCGTTTTATTGAAGAGAATTTACGCTATCGGGAGGAGAGAGCATCGGAGACCTCGGCCTATGTCGGGGATGAGTTGGAGCTTTCCAAAAAGAATCTCGACCAAAAAGAAGAGATCATGCGGGATTATAAGTTGAAGTATTATAATGAGATGCCGCAACAGTTCGATGCCAACTCGGCCCGTTTGATCGCCCTGCAGACCCAATTTCAAAGTAACCGGAACAGTATCCAGGACTTAGCGCGAACTAAGGTACTGATTCAAGAGCAGATCACTCTCCGTAAGGAGGCTTTGTCGCAGATGAATTATATATCGTCACGGCAGGGAGAAGCGGTGAAGCAGAACGGAGCTATGGTTGGAGGCCCGCTTGCTGAATTGGCCCAGGCTCGGCAGCAATTAGCGGATCTTCAGCTCCGCTATACCGAGACCCACCCTGAGGTAAAGCGGATGCAAAAGAAAGTGACCGCACTGGAAGAGAGCTCGGCCGGATTGGCGCAAGGAGCAGGAACTGAGGCGGCCGGTGGGACTGGTGTCAGCCAAGGGGCTATGATCCGTGACAATCAAATTGATGAGTTGATTCTGCAATTCAAAAAAGTAGATCTGGACATCATGAGTTTGAATCAAGAAAGTGAGGGGCTCAAGAAACAGATAGCTCAATATGAACAGTGGTTGAGCATGACGCCGGTTAGAGAGGCGGAGTGGACTGCCTTGACCCGTGATTATCAGCAATTGAGTGAAAATTATCAAAAGCTTGTTGCCAGGAATCTGGATGCCGGGGCTGCGGAAAGCCTGGAGCGTCGGCAAAAGGGAAGTCAATTCAAGATTGTTGACTCGGCGTACCTGCCGGAGAAACCAACCCGTCCGGATTTTAAGAAGATCATGCTCATGGCCTTGGGGGTGGGAGTGGGTGTAGGTTGCGCCCTTGCCTTTCTGCTTGAGATGCGAGACTCTTCGTTTCGGGATGTCTCAGAAATTGAATCCTATCTGCAGCTACCAGTTGTGTGCGCTATTCCCCTGGTTGAAAATGATATGGATATCAGGGCCAAACGACGCAAGGCTATCCTTTGGTGGACGCTGGTAGCGGTGTTGCTGCTTGGTATCCTGGGGGGGATGGCCTACCTCTACAAGACAGGTCGGATTATTGTCTGATGCGCCGTAACTGCTTAGAAGGTTTTCGGTTTGCGGTTGACAGTTGACGGGGAGTGATCCTATCAATAGCGGATGGCACACTAATATCAAGTATCATAAGATGAATCATAGCTAGTTGATTCTTTTGACCGTGACAATCTCGCAAAAAGTCCGGGGATGGCTAAGCAAAAGGTGCGATATACAAGGCGCGAGGTGTGTTTTGTGAGTGAGGCCATACATATGGTATGCCGAACGAGCAAAACCGCCACGCAACGCAGTAGATCGGACTTTTTGCGACGCCATCAACTGTAAACCGGTAACTGAGCACCGCTAACCTAGGTAGTTACCTTTATGTATGAAAATTACTACGGACTGACCAGTAAAGCCTTTGACTTGATCCCTGACCCGGACAAAGTTTACATGAGCGAGGCTCACGAGGAGGCCTTGGCGATTCTTCGTTACGGGGTAATCGACCGTAAGGGATTTCTGTTGTTGACCGGTGGGGTCGGTACCGGAAAGACGACTCTGCTGCAACTTCTGGTAAAATCGTTAGACGCCAAGGTGCATCTTTGCTTGATCGCCAACCCCACCCTCTCCCTCAACGATTTTTATTACTATCTGGCAGCTAAATACGGTCTGCGTGAGTATGAGGGTAACAAGGCGAAATTTCTGCTCGATTTTGCCGATTTTCTTAAGCAATGCCGCGAGAACAAGGAACGGGTTCTTCTGATTATTGATGAAGCCCATGTCCTTCCGGTGGAGCTTCTGGAGGAGATTCGGCTGCTTTCGAACCAGGAGTATCAAGATTTCGGGGTGATGAGTGTTTTTTTGGTTGGCCAGCCGGAGTTGAATGAGCGATTGGGTGATGCGCGACTTTTGCCCCTACGGCAACGGATTGGCATCCGGTTTCACCTCCAGCCGTTTGCTGAAGAGGAAACGAAACGCTACATTCTCTTTCGCCTTGCTAAAGCCGGGGTTCAACGGGGGGATATCTTTAGTGACAATGCGATCCGTCTTATTCATACCGAAGGACATGGGGTGCCCCGTTTAATCAATGTGCTCTGCGATCAGGCAATGCTTGCCGGTTTTGCAGAAGGAAAGCCGGTGATTGATGTCGCCATTATCAGGGATTGTGTGCGGGAGATTCGTATACCAGGGGAGCAGATGTCTTTTTCCCCCTCAACGACTGTGGGGGTACCCTTGGTGGCGGAAAAGCCTAAACGTTCCGGTTTGTACCTTTGGGTGATTGCAGGACTTATTATCTTCATGGCAGGGGGCGCAGGCGCTCTTTATCTGTTTGAGCCGGAGATGTGCTTTAACTGGCTACAGCAGTTTGGGGATTTAAGGGAAATCCTGAATTTTGGAAGGTAGTAATATGAAGAACTAACGTGTTGGCTTGGGTCATGAAAGTATAATTATTGGAGAGCATGCGTGGGAAAAGTATTTAAGGCGTTACATAAAGCGCTGGGGGATGAGCACCAGGACAGTGTCCCTGTGAGCGAAAGAATGGCGCATGAGGAAGTGCATTTGCCTGGGGAGAGATCATCGGAGTCAGCAGCCACAACTGTTGAGCCACATATCCCAGCAGTAAAAGCACAGGAGGGCCACGCTCATGTTACGCCGTCTCATCAGGCAATTACTGGAGTTGATGGCTGGGATGAGAAATTGAAGGCCTTCTCTGAACCTTTTTCCCCCTTGGCAGAGAATTTCAGGCTTCTGCGGACGCAGATACTCCACCCTCCCTCGGGTAGCCCGTTGCGAAAGATTTTAATCACCAGCACTGTCCCTGGAGTCGGCAAGAGCTTTGTTTGCGCGAATCTCGGAGTCTCCTTGGCCCAAGGCCTTGATCAACATGCATTGATGGTTGATTGCGATCTCAGACGATCGCGGCTGGCCACTCTCTTTAACGTCAACGGGACGAGAGGGTTGGTCAATTATCTCCAGCAAGGGGAAGATCTTGGTGGGTTAATCGTCAAGACCGGGATGCGAAAGCTCTCGCTTATTCCTAGCGGACCAAGGCCTGCGAACCCTGCCGAGCTTTTGGGGTCTGCCAAAGTCGAGGCGATGTTTGCAGAGTTGGAAAGTCGTTATGATGATCGATTCATTCTTATCGATACCCCTCCCTCAGTGGTGGCCTCGGAAACGGCAGTTTTAGCCAAGCATGTGGATGGGGTTATTCTTGTCGTGCGTTGGGGGATGGGGGATAGGGAAACAATCAAGCAATTGGTGGAATCGTTAGGAGCTGAAAAGATCATTGGTGTTGTCTTTAATGGTTACCAGGCGAATAAGCTGAGTGCCAAGATGTCGGGTTACGATGAGTACGGTTACTATGCCGCGGGTTATGCCGAATACTCAACCAAAGGATGATACAGGAACAGAGAGCTTAATCTATCAGCTACACTTGGCGAGGGCTTTGGCTTAATGCCTTTGACTTAAGGGACTCAGCAATTAATGATATACTGTTTGCCAAGTCTCGAATCATCCATCATATTTTTAGCTGGCATCTAGCGAGGAGCATGGATGACAGCATAGCTAGACAGCATTTTTATAATTCCTAAGTGCCATAGGTCTATTTGGCATTTTATGCAGGCATGACATTTCGGGTTGCCTGTTCATGGGCATTTTCCTTGTTAGGACCAGGAAAGGCCCCAATTCTGCTATCAACGCAATGCCATATATCTCAGGTAAATATTATCCGGTTCGGCGGATCGTTTTTTTTCTCACTGAAGGGGTATTGATCTTTTCGGCGCTGGTGTTGATGCATTTGGTCTTTTTGGGCCAAGAGCAGTTTATCGACGCGGTTACTGTCAGCGTATTGCGGTCCGGCTTAGTCGCGGTAATTTTTCAGCTCAGTCTGTATTTTTTTGATCTGTATGATTTGAATGTCTACTCTTCGTTTGCCGATACGGCTACTCGGATGACTCAGGCCTTCGGTTTTGGTTGTATAGTGTTGTCCGGGCTGTATTATTTGTTTCCCGTAGTGATCATCCCCCTCAGTATTTTTTGGGCCGGTTATTTTGTTATCTGTGGAGCCTTGGCTGCCTGGCGGTTTTTTTATGTGATTGCCTTGGGGCGCCGTTTTTTTGCCCAACCCATTATTATATTGGGGTGTGGGGACTTGGCCGGATGCATTGTTCATGAGGTCGTGGATAGCCTTGATTCGGGGTATAAGATTGTCGCCATCGTCGGGGGGGGAGAACCACAGTATGATCTGCACCGGATCCCGTTTTTTCGATTGGGTGAACGGAAGCTTGATGATTTATGTGGTGAGTATCAAGCGGAGATGGTGATCGTGGCGCTTGAGGATAGGCGTGGGACCATGCCTGTCGAAGAGTTGATTGAGTGTAAGCTAGACGGCGTCGACATTGAGGCTGGCATTGGATTTTATGAGGAGCTTGCCAGTAAGCTGATGGTGGAAAAGGTCAATCCTGACTGGATTATTTTTTCGCAAGGGTTTACTATTGGTCGTATGAATAAAGTCGGAAAGCGGTTTTTTGATTTGGCGCTTTCTGCTGTAGGTTTGATTCTGGCGAGTCCATTGATGTTGCTCAGTGCCATTGTCATCAAACTCGAATCGCCTGGGGCGATATTTTACACCCAAGATCGGGTCGGCGAGCGTGGAGAGACATTTCAGGTAATCAAGTTTCGTTCAATGTGTCAGGATGCCGAGAAAGACGGGGCTGTCTGGGCCAAAAAAAATGATAGTCGGGTGACCAGATTCGGCAACTTGATCCGAAAACTCCGGATTGATGAGATCCCGCAGCTGTTTAATGTGTTGAAGGGGGAGATGAGTCTAGTCGGACCCCGGCCAGAGCGCCCTGTGTTTGTTAAGGAGTTGGCAAAGAAGATTCCTTACTACGCACTTCG encodes the following:
- a CDS encoding outer membrane beta-barrel protein, which encodes MKMNAYMFRVVMVQRVGVVALVVALNTIVTPEYSIARQNILTGAMAVGSNYDSNVYKSDNYRKGEWKSLLAPQFTLTSKGLTDSLALTYAPNFGYNFRREDDEMVHALSLLADKGLSSRWRVKVNGDYTNSDTLRFETDQKNLNVTQNFIRADAPTQADIVRILFPELSWDPTIHLGYVVSQFQKRYDAVSASERQQVDRLLFEGSGGRQRYWTSSMAVVSEYEFAEKSLLSLGYRFASQDSKSGNLTDHVEQAPSVLIAYQFNPQWRAELGYDLTFNTYDTSDDSTANRPHLQVDFQISPRNLVFWNYTYQQIIFDGTQSDITDQSVDLGWKHSFDQRTALTAGLGTAYLSRDLSVDEREYSLDLGLSRTFEKGVLAVTGNVVTAEDDQVGGWDKSRRSWELGSNMSYALRQNLSSNGHVSYGQWRSWSLNTQNNYDQLQAGAGLSYGLNRWFTLSLDYNYSLFDTAEALLDDYTEHLVSIKLLAAKELWRW
- a CDS encoding TIGR03013 family PEP-CTERM/XrtA system glycosyltransferase, which gives rise to MGIFLVRTRKGPNSAINAMPYISGKYYPVRRIVFFLTEGVLIFSALVLMHLVFLGQEQFIDAVTVSVLRSGLVAVIFQLSLYFFDLYDLNVYSSFADTATRMTQAFGFGCIVLSGLYYLFPVVIIPLSIFWAGYFVICGALAAWRFFYVIALGRRFFAQPIIILGCGDLAGCIVHEVVDSLDSGYKIVAIVGGGEPQYDLHRIPFFRLGERKLDDLCGEYQAEMVIVALEDRRGTMPVEELIECKLDGVDIEAGIGFYEELASKLMVEKVNPDWIIFSQGFTIGRMNKVGKRFFDLALSAVGLILASPLMLLSAIVIKLESPGAIFYTQDRVGERGETFQVIKFRSMCQDAEKDGAVWAKKNDSRVTRFGNLIRKLRIDEIPQLFNVLKGEMSLVGPRPERPVFVKELAKKIPYYALRHNIKPGVTGWAQVCYPYGASEEDALRKLEYDLYYLKNLSLIMDLWIVFKTVKTVLFQKGAR
- a CDS encoding CpsD/CapB family tyrosine-protein kinase translates to MGKVFKALHKALGDEHQDSVPVSERMAHEEVHLPGERSSESAATTVEPHIPAVKAQEGHAHVTPSHQAITGVDGWDEKLKAFSEPFSPLAENFRLLRTQILHPPSGSPLRKILITSTVPGVGKSFVCANLGVSLAQGLDQHALMVDCDLRRSRLATLFNVNGTRGLVNYLQQGEDLGGLIVKTGMRKLSLIPSGPRPANPAELLGSAKVEAMFAELESRYDDRFILIDTPPSVVASETAVLAKHVDGVILVVRWGMGDRETIKQLVESLGAEKIIGVVFNGYQANKLSAKMSGYDEYGYYAAGYAEYSTKG
- a CDS encoding AAA family ATPase, which codes for MYENYYGLTSKAFDLIPDPDKVYMSEAHEEALAILRYGVIDRKGFLLLTGGVGTGKTTLLQLLVKSLDAKVHLCLIANPTLSLNDFYYYLAAKYGLREYEGNKAKFLLDFADFLKQCRENKERVLLIIDEAHVLPVELLEEIRLLSNQEYQDFGVMSVFLVGQPELNERLGDARLLPLRQRIGIRFHLQPFAEEETKRYILFRLAKAGVQRGDIFSDNAIRLIHTEGHGVPRLINVLCDQAMLAGFAEGKPVIDVAIIRDCVREIRIPGEQMSFSPSTTVGVPLVAEKPKRSGLYLWVIAGLIIFMAGGAGALYLFEPEMCFNWLQQFGDLREILNFGR